The following coding sequences lie in one Nitrospira sp. genomic window:
- a CDS encoding LegC family aminotransferase translates to MACLRAVLGTPSHPIPLHEPQFEGHEWEYVKECVDSGWVSSVGKFVDEFECRLAQYTGSQHAIVVVNGTAALQVALTVAGVKPGDEVLVPALSFVATANAVVHAGAIPHFVDSEESTLGLDPVALQHYLSAIVEQTDRGAINRHTGRRLAAVIPMHTFGHPVDMPRLLSVAQQYHLKVVEDAAESLGSFIGARHAGTFGDMGILSFNGNKVITTGGGGAILTDDAGDARRLKHLTTTAKQSHPWEFVHDEIAYNFRMPNLNAALGCAQLERLPAILDQKRTLADRYQAVFAGARAVSFVKEPTGCRSNYWLNTIRVHNGSMALRDTLLQSAHEAGYLCRPVWRLLPRLPMYETCPRAPLPMAERLEVELINLPSGPGLMKDSL, encoded by the coding sequence GTGGCGTGCCTACGCGCCGTGTTGGGAACTCCATCTCATCCCATTCCTTTGCATGAGCCTCAATTTGAAGGGCATGAGTGGGAGTATGTGAAAGAGTGTGTGGACAGTGGCTGGGTATCCTCCGTTGGAAAATTCGTGGATGAGTTCGAGTGTCGGCTGGCTCAGTATACCGGTTCACAACACGCTATCGTTGTCGTCAATGGTACAGCCGCACTGCAGGTGGCGCTGACGGTTGCCGGCGTGAAGCCTGGAGATGAAGTGCTCGTGCCTGCGCTGTCTTTTGTGGCGACGGCAAACGCGGTCGTCCACGCCGGAGCCATTCCGCATTTTGTGGATAGCGAAGAATCGACCCTCGGACTCGATCCCGTTGCGTTGCAACACTATTTGTCTGCAATCGTCGAGCAGACCGACCGCGGAGCCATCAATCGTCACACCGGGCGTCGTCTGGCTGCCGTCATACCTATGCATACGTTTGGTCATCCTGTCGATATGCCTCGGTTGTTGTCGGTCGCACAACAGTACCATCTGAAGGTAGTGGAAGACGCGGCCGAATCACTGGGGTCCTTCATCGGAGCCAGGCATGCCGGGACATTCGGCGATATGGGCATTCTCAGCTTCAATGGCAATAAGGTGATTACCACCGGCGGCGGTGGCGCGATTTTGACTGATGATGCCGGCGACGCCCGTCGGCTCAAGCATCTCACGACAACGGCCAAGCAATCTCATCCGTGGGAATTTGTGCATGATGAGATCGCCTATAATTTCCGGATGCCGAATCTCAACGCGGCCCTTGGATGTGCTCAACTCGAACGCCTCCCGGCCATCCTTGACCAAAAGCGCACGTTGGCCGATCGCTACCAGGCCGTATTCGCTGGCGCGCGCGCGGTGTCGTTTGTCAAAGAGCCCACAGGATGTCGCAGCAACTATTGGCTCAATACGATTCGGGTGCACAATGGGTCGATGGCCTTGCGCGATACCCTTCTGCAGAGTGCGCACGAGGCGGGGTACCTCTGCAGGCCGGTCTGGCGCTTACTGCCTCGATTGCCGATGTATGAGACGTGCCCTCGCGCGCCGTTGCCCATGGCTGAACGACTGGAGGTTGAACTCATAAATCTTCCAAGCGGTCCTGGGTTGATGAAGGACTCGCTGTGA
- the neuC gene encoding UDP-N-acetylglucosamine 2-epimerase (hydrolyzing) gives MTRRPRKICVVTGSRAEYGLLYWLLKDLQSHAGLTLQLVVTGMHLSSQFGLTVRNIEADGFVPDAKVDMLVSSDTPAGIAKSIGLGTIGFAGVLEQLQPDVLVVLGDRFEIFAAAQAAMCARIPIAHIHGGELTEGVIDEAIRHAITKMSHLHFVATEEYRNRVIQLGESPDRVWNVGALGVEAIRRARLLSRLELSNAIGFDITRPYFLVTYHPVTLHHARNGEGVRPLLGALEAFPHHRILLTGVNADTDNVGIHEAIKSFARKHAQRVHSTMSLGQQGYLSAMRYADVVVGNSSSGLIEAPSFRVPTVNIGDRQRGRVRAKTVIDVTADEGAIVSGINKALSPAFRARLRNTVSPFGDGKSVARITKILATHPLHDLLMKRFWDVL, from the coding sequence GTGACACGACGCCCACGGAAGATCTGTGTCGTGACTGGTTCGCGGGCCGAGTATGGGCTGCTGTATTGGCTGCTGAAAGACCTTCAGAGCCATGCTGGTTTGACGCTGCAACTTGTTGTCACCGGAATGCATCTGTCTTCACAGTTCGGGCTTACGGTGAGGAACATCGAAGCGGATGGGTTTGTTCCGGATGCCAAGGTCGATATGCTTGTCTCATCAGACACGCCCGCCGGGATTGCCAAGTCGATTGGTCTCGGCACAATTGGGTTTGCCGGTGTGCTCGAACAATTACAGCCGGATGTGCTGGTGGTCCTTGGAGACCGGTTTGAAATCTTTGCCGCTGCACAAGCGGCCATGTGTGCCAGGATTCCCATCGCGCATATCCACGGCGGAGAGCTGACCGAAGGAGTGATTGACGAGGCGATTCGTCATGCGATCACGAAGATGTCGCACCTGCATTTTGTTGCAACAGAGGAATATCGGAACCGGGTCATTCAGCTCGGGGAATCGCCAGATCGTGTCTGGAACGTGGGGGCCTTGGGTGTGGAGGCGATCAGGCGAGCACGGCTGCTTTCTCGGTTGGAACTCTCGAACGCGATTGGGTTTGATATCACACGGCCCTACTTCCTCGTCACCTATCATCCTGTCACGCTTCACCATGCGAGGAACGGAGAGGGAGTCAGGCCTCTACTGGGAGCATTGGAGGCATTCCCCCACCATCGTATCTTGTTGACCGGAGTGAATGCCGATACTGATAACGTTGGCATTCATGAGGCAATCAAGTCTTTTGCTCGCAAGCATGCTCAACGAGTGCACTCAACCATGAGCCTCGGCCAACAAGGCTATTTGAGCGCGATGCGCTATGCTGATGTGGTTGTCGGAAATTCCTCAAGTGGTTTGATCGAGGCGCCTTCTTTCAGGGTGCCGACCGTCAATATCGGAGATCGCCAGCGTGGACGAGTGCGAGCGAAGACGGTGATCGATGTGACGGCGGATGAAGGCGCAATCGTCTCTGGAATCAACAAGGCCCTCTCGCCCGCGTTTCGAGCGCGTCTTCGCAATACGGTCAGCCCCTTCGGCGACGGAAAATCCGTGGCGCGGATTACCAAAATTTTAGCGACCCATCCGTTACACGACCTCTTGATGAAACGATTTTGGGATGTTCTCTGA
- the neuB gene encoding N-acetylneuraminate synthase yields MHWGGERVQHSCVGHIAGRAVRSPRGRSVHAAERNDPVSVFIIAEAGVNHNGSRDTACRLIDVAVGAGADAVKFQMFKAGKVVSRSAPKADYQERTTEATESQFAMLEKLELTEIAHRDLHAYACSRGIEFLSTPFDETSLTFLAHDLGLPTIKVPSGEITNAPFLLRVAQTGCRIILSTGMSTMEEVREALSVLAFGASMPVGAAPGRQAFERAYDSEEGRRRLHERVTILHCTTEYPAPLEGVNLKAMNAMAEEFNLPVGYSDHTLGIHVPIAAVARGAVVIEKHFTLDRTMPGPDHHASLEPGELRDMVQAIREVELVLGDGIKRPAPVEYKNRDVARRSLTAVRHIAKGERFSSDNIECKRPGIGLSPMCYWEWLGKLAERDYEADETIMP; encoded by the coding sequence ATGCATTGGGGCGGTGAACGAGTCCAGCATTCGTGCGTTGGCCACATTGCGGGGCGGGCAGTGCGGAGCCCCCGCGGCCGAAGCGTTCATGCTGCTGAGAGAAACGATCCAGTGAGTGTCTTCATCATTGCAGAGGCGGGGGTCAATCACAACGGCTCGCGAGATACCGCTTGCCGGCTGATTGATGTCGCCGTGGGCGCAGGTGCCGACGCCGTCAAATTCCAGATGTTCAAGGCCGGCAAGGTGGTCAGTCGGAGCGCGCCAAAGGCCGATTATCAAGAGCGGACCACAGAGGCGACTGAAAGCCAGTTTGCCATGCTTGAAAAGTTGGAATTGACGGAGATCGCGCACCGGGATCTCCATGCCTATGCGTGCTCCAGAGGGATCGAGTTTCTTTCAACGCCATTTGATGAAACGAGTCTGACCTTTCTTGCCCACGATCTGGGTTTGCCGACGATCAAGGTTCCATCCGGTGAAATTACCAATGCTCCGTTTCTTTTGCGGGTTGCGCAGACGGGATGTCGTATCATCCTTTCGACCGGAATGAGCACGATGGAAGAAGTGCGGGAAGCGTTGAGTGTGTTAGCGTTTGGAGCATCGATGCCGGTGGGTGCAGCTCCTGGTCGGCAGGCATTTGAGCGGGCCTATGATAGTGAAGAAGGGCGGCGGCGACTTCATGAGCGAGTCACTATCCTTCACTGCACGACGGAATATCCGGCTCCATTGGAAGGCGTCAACTTGAAAGCCATGAATGCGATGGCAGAGGAGTTCAACCTCCCGGTGGGCTACTCCGATCATACATTGGGCATTCATGTTCCGATTGCGGCCGTGGCACGGGGGGCTGTCGTCATTGAAAAGCATTTCACGCTGGATCGTACAATGCCCGGGCCGGACCATCATGCCTCCCTGGAGCCAGGCGAACTCCGTGACATGGTTCAGGCGATACGCGAGGTTGAATTGGTACTGGGTGATGGGATCAAGCGTCCGGCTCCTGTTGAATACAAAAATCGAGATGTGGCGCGAAGGTCTCTGACCGCGGTGCGGCATATTGCAAAAGGTGAGCGGTTTTCTTCAGACAACATTGAGTGCAAGCGGCCGGGGATCGGTCTCTCGCCCATGTGCTATTGGGAGTGGTTGGGCAAGCTCGCGGAGCGGGACTATGAGGCTGACGAGACGATCATGCCGTGA
- a CDS encoding acetyltransferase — translation MTNCPVIVIGAGDHARVLLDVLLVSGAQLLGLVDANIALAGNAIRGVPILGDDGIVFGYDPEHILLVNGIGSSRSTDLRRSVYDRFIAAGYRFVHAIHPSAVMSSTVALKPGVQIMAGAVIQPDALIEENVLVNTGVIIDHDCKIGAHVHLAPGVTLSGSVTVGAGSHIGTGATVIQGVQIGSGVLVAAGAVVVEDIRDGQHVMGVPAREVVS, via the coding sequence ATGACGAATTGCCCAGTAATTGTGATTGGCGCGGGCGACCATGCTCGTGTGCTCCTCGACGTGTTATTGGTTTCGGGCGCTCAGCTTCTGGGTCTTGTGGATGCGAACATCGCCCTCGCTGGAAACGCGATTCGAGGTGTCCCCATACTTGGGGATGACGGGATTGTTTTTGGATATGATCCAGAACACATTCTCCTCGTCAACGGCATCGGGTCCTCCCGGTCGACGGATCTCCGAAGGTCCGTGTACGATCGATTCATTGCGGCGGGATATCGGTTCGTCCATGCCATCCACCCCTCTGCCGTGATGTCGTCGACCGTCGCTCTGAAGCCTGGGGTGCAAATCATGGCCGGCGCAGTCATACAGCCAGATGCGCTCATTGAGGAAAACGTACTCGTCAACACGGGTGTCATCATCGATCATGACTGTAAAATCGGAGCCCATGTGCATTTGGCGCCGGGTGTGACCTTGTCGGGCTCCGTGACTGTGGGGGCCGGCTCTCACATTGGTACTGGTGCAACTGTGATTCAAGGAGTTCAGATTGGCTCGGGGGTATTGGTGGCCGCGGGAGCCGTTGTGGTCGAGGATATTCGTGATGGTCAGCATGTCATGGGTGTCCCCGCTCGAGAGGTTGTGTCGTGA
- a CDS encoding nucleotidyltransferase family protein — protein MREWKKLTILGSSSIREAIAKLDVATAKIVMVLAEGGRLVGTITDGDVRRGLLRGCTLDDAVLKVMNSTPITAPFSEEREALGLLMRSKQVSQIPLVDQLGRVMGLETIEDVTRAERQETPVILMAGGEGRRLLPLTAQVPKPLLPVGEKPLLETILETFVSHGFHRFFLSVNYRADMIVDYFGDGAQWGADISYLRERRPLGTAGPLSLLPQVPTSPVIVMNADLLTNCNFVQLLEFHNEQGAKATMAVRHHHVRVPYGVARLRGQWVEMLEEKPTLNLFVNAGLYVLDPAVLALVPKDEAFDMPDLLNTLAMEGNTVSAFPVREYWLDIGHRDDYEQAKGDFSSVFE, from the coding sequence GTGAGAGAGTGGAAAAAGCTCACCATTCTTGGTTCCTCATCCATTCGTGAAGCGATCGCCAAACTCGACGTGGCGACTGCCAAGATCGTCATGGTGCTGGCGGAGGGCGGACGGCTCGTCGGCACCATCACGGATGGTGATGTGCGACGCGGGTTGCTTCGCGGATGCACGCTGGACGATGCCGTGTTGAAGGTCATGAATTCCACTCCCATCACCGCGCCCTTCAGCGAGGAGCGCGAGGCGCTCGGTCTGCTCATGCGTAGCAAGCAGGTGTCTCAGATTCCTTTGGTGGATCAGTTGGGCCGTGTGATGGGTCTCGAAACCATCGAGGATGTGACTCGGGCAGAGCGGCAGGAAACGCCTGTCATTTTGATGGCTGGGGGAGAGGGACGGCGACTGCTTCCTCTGACGGCCCAGGTACCCAAGCCACTGCTTCCCGTGGGAGAAAAGCCGCTGCTCGAGACGATCCTTGAGACGTTTGTCTCACATGGATTCCATCGATTTTTTCTGAGTGTGAACTACCGAGCGGACATGATCGTGGACTACTTCGGCGACGGGGCGCAGTGGGGGGCCGACATCAGCTATTTGCGCGAGCGCAGACCACTCGGCACGGCCGGCCCGCTGTCGTTGTTGCCACAGGTCCCTACGTCTCCCGTGATTGTCATGAACGCGGATCTCTTGACGAATTGCAATTTTGTCCAACTTCTTGAGTTTCACAACGAGCAGGGTGCGAAAGCGACCATGGCGGTGCGTCATCACCATGTGCGTGTGCCCTATGGGGTTGCGCGATTGCGTGGGCAATGGGTTGAAATGCTGGAGGAGAAGCCGACGCTCAATCTGTTTGTGAACGCAGGATTGTATGTCCTCGATCCTGCGGTGCTCGCCTTGGTGCCAAAAGACGAGGCCTTTGACATGCCTGACTTGTTGAACACGCTCGCGATGGAGGGCAATACCGTGAGTGCATTTCCCGTCCGTGAGTATTGGTTGGACATTGGCCATCGAGATGACTACGAACAGGCCAAAGGGGATTTTTCGAGTGTGTTTGAGTGA
- a CDS encoding methyltransferase domain-containing protein: MNPSHDLRQQYWDEQYMKYWQQRVAEANEVVDNKSRLNQQDSATLSDRTYLEAIEHLNIAPDETVLELGCGFGRSLPFLSRHARQVWGLDISSAMVEAARQHCAGLENVRLEVGIGEQMPFQSGMFNAIICFGVFDAMYQTETIREMCRVAAQGCRILLTGKNVDYWDDDEAALIAEDRARQKGHPNYFTRVHELLAQLDQVGLMTRLQRFYSRRGDFHAGKFHESLPPQFYEYMLVFEKVRSADDTLTHDVSQPFSKTWLRRNGETG; this comes from the coding sequence ATGAATCCCTCTCACGATCTGAGGCAACAGTATTGGGACGAGCAATACATGAAGTACTGGCAGCAGCGTGTCGCTGAGGCCAACGAGGTCGTCGATAACAAGTCCAGGCTGAATCAACAGGATTCAGCGACCCTCTCAGATCGGACCTATCTTGAGGCGATTGAACATCTGAACATTGCTCCTGACGAAACGGTGCTTGAGCTGGGCTGCGGGTTTGGGCGAAGTCTCCCGTTTCTGAGCCGTCATGCACGACAGGTCTGGGGGCTCGATATTTCTTCCGCCATGGTCGAGGCTGCGCGGCAACACTGCGCAGGGTTGGAGAATGTGCGGCTGGAAGTCGGCATCGGTGAACAGATGCCATTTCAATCGGGGATGTTCAACGCGATCATCTGCTTCGGGGTGTTTGATGCCATGTATCAAACAGAAACCATCAGGGAAATGTGTCGGGTGGCGGCTCAAGGGTGTCGCATTCTCCTGACGGGTAAAAATGTCGATTATTGGGACGATGATGAAGCGGCGCTCATTGCGGAAGATCGGGCACGACAAAAAGGGCATCCCAACTACTTTACACGTGTCCACGAGCTGCTCGCTCAGCTCGATCAGGTCGGTCTGATGACCAGGCTTCAGCGATTCTACTCGCGACGGGGAGATTTCCACGCTGGGAAATTTCATGAGTCTTTGCCGCCGCAATTCTATGAATACATGCTCGTGTTTGAAAAAGTTCGATCGGCCGATGACACGTTGACGCACGACGTGAGTCAGCCGTTCTCTAAAACCTGGCTCAGGCGAAACGGAGAGACTGGCTGA
- a CDS encoding B12-binding domain-containing radical SAM protein: protein MNQQGNRSEKVLLVAANSHDDRNLDAMKAIKAKKSAHALPPLGTVYVATYAQRNGWTVELLDAERDLLSEEETVQEVLARLPDGGFVGWTTWITTINKVVRIAEQVKLRRPSIKQFIGGPHMSAVPIKTMERFGHIFPYGIVGEGELVTDILLRHWGDIAYLSEVPGIVCYDAGTLRFKKDKRRGYTATPKFALKAIESGKEIDELHDDVVDEGVGEVYWPMHAERIEDVNQIAIPKYEFLGDLSCYHLSEFTPPAGEHQMSMITSRGCPYTCSFCDQEVSGHNWRGLTPANTIAHMLYLKRLGIDYLYLTDDLYLVRLDDVEETAKLILKTPELHHIRWEAITRINLVLKAARTEVSYEGQSMNLLQLIRKAGCVQLHVAPETGNQQLRFETVFKRITNAEVVAAIEAMDQVGISAKLLNMVGLPGETPEITLETLEFIKTLGEHGAAYGMISVFTPLPTTPAAQMIERGLLKWTGDLDNWDMMNLGTPAGIFQSDMRGQEVDATPEHILMAARGKHKLGALVGERERSGGLTIEDKIDQVRKLVDDYRTTHPIRLSKKTLHVLPTN from the coding sequence ATGAATCAACAAGGCAATCGATCGGAAAAGGTACTCTTGGTTGCGGCCAACTCACATGATGACCGGAATCTTGATGCGATGAAAGCAATAAAAGCCAAGAAGAGCGCACATGCGTTGCCTCCTCTGGGCACCGTCTATGTGGCGACCTATGCACAACGGAACGGATGGACCGTGGAGCTGTTGGATGCTGAGCGCGATCTCCTTTCAGAGGAGGAGACCGTTCAAGAGGTTCTTGCACGCCTGCCGGACGGAGGATTCGTCGGGTGGACAACCTGGATTACGACGATCAACAAGGTCGTACGTATTGCTGAGCAGGTCAAGTTGCGGCGCCCGTCGATCAAACAGTTTATCGGAGGACCGCACATGAGCGCGGTCCCTATCAAAACGATGGAGCGGTTTGGTCATATCTTTCCCTATGGGATCGTTGGTGAAGGGGAATTGGTGACGGATATTCTGCTCCGACACTGGGGTGACATCGCCTATTTGTCAGAGGTGCCGGGCATCGTCTGTTATGACGCCGGTACGCTTCGATTCAAGAAGGATAAGCGTAGGGGATACACCGCGACACCAAAGTTTGCCTTGAAGGCCATTGAGAGTGGAAAAGAGATCGATGAGCTCCATGACGACGTCGTTGACGAAGGCGTGGGAGAAGTCTATTGGCCGATGCATGCCGAACGGATAGAGGATGTGAATCAGATTGCGATCCCCAAGTACGAATTCCTCGGCGATCTGTCATGCTACCACTTGTCCGAATTCACGCCGCCGGCGGGGGAGCATCAAATGTCGATGATTACGTCGAGAGGGTGCCCCTACACCTGTTCGTTTTGTGATCAAGAGGTCTCAGGCCACAATTGGCGAGGCCTCACGCCGGCGAACACCATTGCGCATATGTTGTATCTAAAACGGCTTGGGATTGACTATCTCTATCTCACGGATGATTTGTATTTGGTGCGACTGGATGATGTAGAAGAGACGGCAAAATTGATCCTGAAGACGCCGGAACTTCACCACATCCGGTGGGAGGCCATTACGCGCATCAATCTTGTCCTCAAGGCGGCCAGAACCGAGGTATCGTACGAGGGCCAATCGATGAACCTCCTGCAGCTGATTCGGAAAGCGGGTTGTGTGCAATTGCATGTGGCGCCGGAGACGGGCAACCAGCAACTGCGATTTGAAACGGTGTTCAAGCGCATCACCAATGCTGAGGTCGTCGCCGCGATCGAGGCCATGGATCAAGTTGGCATTAGTGCGAAACTGCTGAATATGGTGGGATTGCCCGGAGAAACCCCGGAAATTACGTTGGAGACACTGGAGTTTATTAAGACGCTGGGCGAGCATGGCGCTGCCTATGGAATGATATCGGTCTTCACCCCTCTCCCCACGACCCCTGCTGCACAAATGATTGAACGCGGGTTGCTCAAGTGGACAGGAGATCTGGACAATTGGGACATGATGAATCTTGGCACACCAGCCGGAATCTTTCAGTCTGATATGCGGGGGCAAGAGGTTGATGCCACCCCCGAGCATATTCTCATGGCCGCGAGGGGCAAGCACAAGCTCGGCGCCTTGGTGGGCGAACGAGAACGATCCGGCGGGCTGACCATCGAAGACAAGATCGACCAGGTGAGGAAACTGGTGGATGACTATCGGACAACGCATCCCATTCGACTATCGAAGAAGACCTTACATGTGCTACCGACGAATTGA
- a CDS encoding acylneuraminate cytidylyltransferase family protein: MNTSSQGEVLALIPARGGSKGLPRKNILPLGGKPMIAHAIGAALKSALVTNTVVSSDCDEIMEVAKQSGARVPFKRPDELATDAVGIFPVIVHALNWLEAHERYCPDMVALIQANSPFVTSTIIDACIRLLIESKADVVYTLSKLEHPPQWAQQLDAAGVPRFLLPSSAVPKGTRRQDMPPVYRPTGTVSVIRTAYFRHCECQSVIPGFNLPIEHQQTRAVVIDPIVALDIDTSLDYALAESLLVKGVCHEGHEL, translated from the coding sequence GTGAATACCTCATCGCAGGGCGAAGTCCTCGCCCTTATCCCCGCGCGAGGCGGCTCCAAGGGGCTTCCAAGAAAGAATATTCTTCCTCTGGGCGGCAAACCGATGATTGCGCATGCGATAGGTGCTGCCCTGAAGAGTGCATTGGTGACGAACACAGTCGTCTCGTCGGATTGCGATGAAATTATGGAGGTCGCGAAGCAGAGCGGCGCGCGCGTCCCATTCAAACGGCCCGACGAGCTCGCGACTGATGCGGTGGGAATATTTCCGGTGATCGTCCATGCGCTCAATTGGTTGGAAGCGCATGAGCGCTATTGCCCGGATATGGTCGCGCTGATCCAGGCAAATTCTCCCTTTGTCACAAGTACGATTATTGATGCGTGTATCCGCTTGCTGATCGAGTCGAAGGCGGATGTGGTCTATACCTTATCCAAGCTTGAGCATCCCCCGCAGTGGGCCCAGCAACTCGACGCAGCCGGTGTTCCCCGGTTTCTCCTCCCATCCTCGGCCGTGCCGAAAGGCACGCGCCGGCAAGACATGCCGCCGGTCTATCGGCCGACCGGTACCGTATCCGTCATACGGACGGCCTATTTTCGTCATTGCGAGTGCCAATCTGTAATTCCTGGATTTAACCTTCCGATCGAGCATCAACAGACAAGAGCTGTCGTGATCGACCCAATTGTCGCCCTGGACATAGACACCTCGCTGGACTATGCGCTTGCGGAAAGCCTGCTTGTGAAGGGGGTGTGTCACGAGGGCCACGAACTGTGA